One stretch of Arachis hypogaea cultivar Tifrunner chromosome 20, arahy.Tifrunner.gnm2.J5K5, whole genome shotgun sequence DNA includes these proteins:
- the LOC112785782 gene encoding uncharacterized protein: MTDAFLTLSSQGSWTYPILQYLLNGTLPKDSKEAKRIKREAANYTVITGQLYKRGFSQPLLKCVEPGDMEYILCEIYEGCCSHHIGGKTLAQKVIRARYFWPSVIQDSMQLVKSCSKC; the protein is encoded by the coding sequence ATGACCGACGCCTTTCTGACACTATCCAGCCAAGGATCATGGACCTACCCTATCCTGCAATACCTGCTCAATGGAACACTACCCAAGGACTCCAAAGAGGCCAAGCGAATAAAAAGGGAAGCCGCTAATTACACTGTCATCACAGGACAACTATACAAACGAGGATTCTCGCAGCCCCTACTCAAATGTGTCGAGCCTGGGGACATGGAGTACATACTCTGCGAAATCTATGAAGGCTGCTGCAGCCACCACATCGGAGGCAAAACCCTAGCCCAGAAAGTCATTCGGGCCAGATACTTCTGGCCCTCGGTTATCCAGGACTCTATGCAGCTGGTAAAAAGCTGCAGCAAATGCTAA
- the LOC112783327 gene encoding uncharacterized protein isoform X1, whose protein sequence is MNLSMNSTKDDLVYLAYLSNQKPPVPVGVCLILDYIAETLQQKQKWRNIKKPSSFHICYKFKQLVLDGIINKERSTSASICVAGSDPSLVESPTEPKWSPDGTWQHVSKQIARSD, encoded by the exons ATGAATCTATCTATGAACTCTACAAAGGATGATTTGGTGTATCTGGCATATTTGAGTAATCAGAAACCTCCAGTACCAGTGGGTGTATGTCTGATTTTGGATTATATTGCTGAAACACTACAACAGAAGCAGAAGTGGAGAAATATAAAGAAGCCAAGTAGTTTCCATATTTGTTACAAGTTCAAACAGCTGGTACTTGATGGTATTATAAATAAAG AGAGATCCACAAGCGCATCTATCTGTGTTGCTGGGAGTGATCCTTCACTTGTGGAATCTCCAACTGAGCCTAAGTGGTCCCCTGATG GTACTTGGCAACACGTATCAAAGCAAATTGCTAGAAGTGATTAG
- the LOC112783327 gene encoding uncharacterized protein isoform X2, which produces MNLSMNSTKDDLVYLAYLSNQKPPVPVGVCLILDYIAETLQQKQKWRNIKKPSSFHICYKFKQLVLDGIINKERSTSASICVAGSDPSLVESPTEPKWSPDDVSDSENYR; this is translated from the exons ATGAATCTATCTATGAACTCTACAAAGGATGATTTGGTGTATCTGGCATATTTGAGTAATCAGAAACCTCCAGTACCAGTGGGTGTATGTCTGATTTTGGATTATATTGCTGAAACACTACAACAGAAGCAGAAGTGGAGAAATATAAAGAAGCCAAGTAGTTTCCATATTTGTTACAAGTTCAAACAGCTGGTACTTGATGGTATTATAAATAAAG AGAGATCCACAAGCGCATCTATCTGTGTTGCTGGGAGTGATCCTTCACTTGTGGAATCTCCAACTGAGCCTAAGTGGTCCCCTGATG ATGTATCGGACAGTGAAAACTACAGATAG